One genomic segment of Bacteroides caccae includes these proteins:
- a CDS encoding malate dehydrogenase has product MEFLTNEKLTIVGAAGMIGSNMAQTAMMMKLTPNICLYDPFAPALEGVAEELYHCGFEGVNLTYTSDIKEALTGASYIVSSGGAARKAGMTREDLLKGNAEIAAQFGKDVRQYCPNVKHIVVIFNPADITGLITLLYSGLKPSQVSTLAALDSTRLQNELVKYFHIPASEIQNCRTYGGHGEQMAVFASTTKVKGEPLTDFIGTTRLPLTEWEELKVRVIQGGKHIIDLRGRSSFQSPAYLSIEMIAAAMGGQPFRWPAGTYVSNGKFDHIMMAMETSITKNGVTYKEVAGTPAEQAELEKSYEHLCKLRDEVIEMGIIPAIKDWHSLNPNID; this is encoded by the coding sequence ATGGAATTTTTAACCAACGAGAAACTTACAATTGTAGGAGCAGCCGGAATGATTGGCTCCAATATGGCTCAAACTGCCATGATGATGAAACTCACTCCGAATATTTGTCTGTATGATCCGTTTGCTCCCGCTTTGGAAGGGGTGGCAGAAGAATTGTACCACTGCGGCTTCGAAGGTGTCAACCTTACTTATACTTCTGATATCAAAGAAGCGTTGACCGGAGCATCTTACATCGTTTCTTCCGGTGGTGCAGCCCGCAAAGCAGGTATGACCCGTGAGGACTTGCTGAAAGGAAATGCAGAAATCGCCGCTCAATTCGGTAAAGACGTCCGCCAATATTGCCCGAACGTAAAACATATTGTTGTCATTTTCAATCCGGCCGACATTACCGGTTTGATTACCTTACTGTATTCCGGACTGAAACCGTCTCAGGTTTCTACGCTGGCAGCATTGGACAGCACCCGTCTGCAAAACGAACTGGTGAAATACTTCCATATCCCGGCTTCTGAAATTCAGAACTGCCGCACATACGGCGGTCATGGCGAACAAATGGCCGTATTTGCTTCTACCACTAAAGTGAAAGGAGAACCGTTGACTGATTTCATTGGTACGACCCGTCTCCCATTAACCGAATGGGAAGAACTGAAAGTACGTGTTATCCAAGGTGGAAAGCACATCATCGATCTGCGCGGCCGTTCTTCTTTCCAAAGCCCCGCCTATCTTTCTATCGAGATGATCGCTGCCGCTATGGGCGGACAACCTTTCCGCTGGCCTGCCGGAACGTATGTCTCCAATGGAAAATTCGATCATATCATGATGGCAATGGAAACTTCAATCACCAAAAACGGTGTCACTTATAAGGAAGTAGCCGGAACTCCTGCCGAACAGGCTGAACTGGAAAAGAGCTACGAACACTTGTGCAAGCTCCGTGATGAAGTTATTGAAATGGGAATCATACCTGCCATCAAAGACTGGCATTCATTGAATCCAAACATCGATTAA
- a CDS encoding Fur family transcriptional regulator encodes MEENVYLDKLERRDIKPTAIRLLILKNMLEVGRAVSLLDLETLLDTVDKSTISRTIALFLSHHLIHSIDDGSGSLKYAVCDNSCNCVVQDLHSHFYCEKCHRTFCLEGTHIPVIDLPKGFTLHSINYVLKGICPECTSHSKNE; translated from the coding sequence ATGGAAGAGAATGTTTATTTGGATAAGCTGGAAAGACGGGATATCAAACCGACAGCAATAAGGCTTCTCATATTGAAAAATATGTTGGAAGTTGGACGGGCCGTATCGTTACTGGATCTGGAAACTCTCCTGGATACGGTAGACAAATCGACCATATCCAGGACAATAGCTCTCTTTCTGTCTCATCACCTGATACATAGCATAGATGATGGAAGCGGTTCGTTGAAGTATGCCGTTTGCGACAACTCCTGTAACTGCGTGGTGCAGGATTTACACTCGCATTTCTATTGTGAGAAATGTCATCGGACTTTTTGTCTGGAAGGTACACATATTCCGGTTATTGATTTGCCTAAAGGATTCACGTTACATAGCATTAATTATGTTCTCAAGGGGATTTGTCCGGAATGTACTTCTCATTCAAAGAATGAATAA
- a CDS encoding heavy metal translocating P-type ATPase — protein sequence MGHCCCGAHSCTTENKKNASTSIVHEYWKVGLSFILLIGGIIMNALNFAFFLGEYVALIWYILAYLPVGIPVMKEAWEGIREKDYFSEFTLMIVATLGAFYIGEYPEGVAVMLFYTIGELFQNKAVDRVKRNIGALLDVRPEKALVLREDNLVVESPQNVKVGEVIEIKAGGRVPLDGVMLNEIAAFNTAALTGESVPRDIRKGEEVLAGMIVTDKVIRIKVERPFDKSALARILELVQNASERKAPAELFIRKFARIYTPIVIALAVLIVLLPFGYSLIDPQFVFTFNDWLYRALVFLVISCPCALVVSIPLGYFGGIGAASRLGILFKGGNYLDAVTKINTVVFDKTGTLTKGTFEVQDCKCVSGISEKELVRMIASVESDSTHPIAKAIVNYAKLQDIGLAVVTNTKEFAGLGLEAIIDGTSVLVGNSRLLSKFSIKYPAELQSVTDTIVVCAIGGSYAGYLLLADALKDDAKTAIDNLKALNIENIQILSGDKQSIVTNFAEKLGISKAYGDLLPDGKVKHLEELRKNEANQIAFVGDGMNDAPVLALSHVGIAMGGLGSDAAIETADVVIQTDQPSKVAEAIKVGKLTRRIIWQNVSLAFGVKLLVLILGAGGLATLWEAVFADVGVALLAIMNAVRIQKMIK from the coding sequence ATGGGACATTGTTGTTGCGGTGCACATTCATGCACGACAGAAAATAAAAAGAATGCCAGTACTTCGATAGTTCACGAATACTGGAAAGTAGGGCTTTCATTTATACTTCTGATAGGAGGTATTATAATGAATGCCCTGAATTTTGCCTTTTTCCTTGGAGAGTATGTTGCTTTAATATGGTATATCCTGGCTTATCTTCCGGTAGGAATACCAGTGATGAAAGAGGCTTGGGAGGGTATCAGGGAAAAAGACTACTTCAGCGAGTTTACACTGATGATTGTTGCTACGCTGGGAGCCTTTTATATTGGTGAGTATCCGGAAGGAGTCGCTGTAATGCTGTTTTATACGATAGGAGAGTTGTTTCAGAATAAAGCGGTAGACAGGGTGAAACGTAATATCGGTGCTTTGCTGGATGTGAGACCTGAGAAAGCCTTGGTGCTTAGGGAGGATAATCTTGTGGTAGAAAGTCCTCAAAATGTAAAAGTAGGAGAGGTCATTGAAATAAAGGCGGGTGGGAGAGTTCCTTTGGACGGAGTGATGTTGAATGAAATCGCTGCTTTTAATACGGCCGCGTTGACGGGAGAAAGTGTTCCCCGTGACATCAGAAAAGGAGAGGAAGTCCTTGCGGGGATGATTGTGACGGATAAAGTAATCAGGATTAAAGTAGAAAGACCTTTCGATAAAAGTGCGCTTGCACGGATATTGGAACTCGTTCAGAATGCTTCGGAACGGAAAGCACCGGCAGAATTGTTTATCCGTAAGTTTGCCCGTATCTATACTCCTATTGTCATAGCACTGGCGGTATTGATTGTGCTACTCCCGTTCGGCTATTCATTGATAGACCCTCAATTCGTGTTTACATTTAATGATTGGTTATACAGAGCTTTGGTTTTTCTGGTAATTTCGTGTCCATGTGCGCTGGTAGTAAGTATTCCATTAGGTTATTTCGGTGGTATCGGAGCAGCTTCCCGATTGGGGATTCTGTTTAAAGGCGGCAATTATCTGGATGCAGTCACTAAAATCAATACAGTCGTATTCGATAAAACGGGAACGCTGACCAAAGGAACATTTGAGGTGCAGGATTGTAAGTGTGTATCCGGGATTTCGGAGAAGGAACTGGTGAGGATGATTGCTTCAGTAGAAAGTGACAGTACACATCCGATCGCTAAAGCGATTGTGAACTATGCAAAGCTGCAGGATATAGGGCTTGCGGTTGTCACCAATACTAAAGAATTTGCAGGTCTCGGTTTGGAGGCAATAATAGACGGGACTTCGGTGCTCGTTGGAAATAGTCGGTTACTGTCTAAGTTTAGCATAAAATATCCGGCAGAATTGCAGAGTGTTACCGATACGATTGTAGTTTGTGCTATTGGAGGCAGTTATGCGGGTTATCTCTTGTTGGCGGACGCATTGAAGGATGACGCGAAGACGGCGATTGATAACTTAAAAGCATTAAACATTGAAAACATTCAGATATTATCCGGTGATAAACAGAGTATTGTTACTAACTTTGCAGAGAAGCTCGGTATATCAAAGGCTTATGGCGATCTGCTTCCTGACGGTAAAGTGAAACATCTGGAGGAATTGCGGAAGAATGAAGCAAATCAGATTGCCTTTGTCGGTGACGGGATGAACGACGCTCCTGTGCTTGCGTTGAGCCATGTCGGTATTGCTATGGGTGGATTGGGCAGTGATGCGGCGATTGAAACAGCTGATGTCGTGATACAAACAGATCAACCGTCGAAAGTGGCCGAAGCCATTAAAGTAGGAAAGCTGACTCGCCGGATTATCTGGCAGAACGTGTCGCTGGCATTTGGAGTGAAACTGCTGGTACTTATCTTGGGAGCCGGCGGACTGGCTACACTTTGGGAAGCTGTCTTTGCGGATGTCGGCGTTGCATTGCTTGCCATTATGAATGCAGTAAGAATACAGAAGATGATAAAATAA
- a CDS encoding porin family protein encodes MKKILVLFVLTAIAMVSVNAQDNLKWGVMAGMNVSKYTFTGFDNRVGFHAGVKAELGLSQEASGAYMDFAALLTLKGAKIDGGSIATVKFNPYYLEIPVHVGYKYAVNENFALFGSVGPYLAVGLFGKAKLSIGNAIGDWADIEGMESVGGLEGKSVSEDIFGDDGFKRFDFGLGLKAGVEFNKKYQVALSYDFGLIDVQKDLGMKNRNLMISLGYMF; translated from the coding sequence ATGAAAAAGATTCTGGTATTATTCGTTTTAACAGCGATAGCTATGGTGAGTGTAAATGCGCAGGACAACTTGAAATGGGGTGTTATGGCAGGTATGAATGTGAGTAAATATACTTTTACCGGTTTTGACAACAGGGTAGGTTTTCATGCAGGTGTCAAAGCTGAGCTGGGGTTATCGCAGGAAGCAAGTGGGGCATACATGGATTTTGCTGCGTTACTGACGTTGAAAGGTGCTAAAATTGATGGAGGATCAATTGCAACCGTTAAATTTAATCCGTATTATTTGGAGATACCGGTGCATGTTGGTTATAAATATGCTGTAAATGAAAACTTTGCGCTGTTTGGTAGCGTAGGTCCTTATTTGGCTGTCGGTCTGTTTGGAAAAGCAAAATTGAGCATAGGCAATGCGATTGGTGATTGGGCTGATATAGAAGGTATGGAAAGTGTAGGAGGCCTGGAAGGTAAATCTGTATCTGAAGATATATTTGGCGATGACGGGTTCAAACGATTCGACTTCGGCCTCGGATTGAAAGCCGGTGTTGAGTTCAACAAAAAATATCAGGTTGCTTTGAGTTATGATTTCGGGTTGATTGACGTGCAGAAAGATTTGGGTATGAAAAACAGGAACCTGATGATATCATTGGGTTATATGTTCTAA